tttttttccctcttaatgCCTTAGCCTCTCTGCTGGGACAAGAAAGCGAACACGAGTGCAGTTGCAGCTGCCTGCCCAACCGTTTTTATCCAGAGGGGGAGAGAGGTGcttggggaagggggagggaggaaggtggAGGGGCAGGATGGGAAGAAGAAACATGAGGATGgagtcagaacaggaaaagtGAGAAGAGGTGGGATGAAGGatacttgggggggggggggggggggggttgggaaGGTCccggggggtgggggaaggaagggagaaatcAGCCCCTGGCTGAAGCAAGCTGTGATTCTAAGTAGCATAGGAGAGCTCATCATAGTGCAAAGCAGATCTCAACTCACACCATGACTTGCTTCGTAAAAGCTTGCCTTGTAGACCATAGGCTGCAATTGAAGGTCATCTTCCTCTTGCCTTCAGGTTTGCCCTTTTGGCTTTCACATGGAAGCAGCTTctctggtttaggttggatagtATGTGAGTAGGCATTAATGATTTCTTTACACCAAGGTTATTTTAGCCTGCGTAACAGCTAAAGAGTGGACAATTCACAGCACAAAGGTCAGTAGCGTTCATTTGGTCATCGACTATAAAGAGACTAAAATTAGAAGTGCTGATGGATGTTGTACGTGCCCTTCACAGCCTAACCAAACTACAAGCTGTGTGAACCTTTACTCAGCTTGTGCTGTTCAGAATCCTATCTGTTTGTTTGGCTGTGTGGATAACAGCAATAGGATTTCACCATTGTggctgacagcagcagggaaagcaatCTGGTTCCATTCAAAACTTCAGCAAGTGACAACATAGCTGAAGGCTGAGTCACCTGCTTGCCAAGGGCTGGTGTGATAAGGTAGACTAACTGGAAAACCTGGTATTGCATAGTTGAGAGCCCTAGTTCTGAGGGCTAGGCAAATTGATACTTCCTCCATGTCCCGTTTCTCTGTGTCAGACAACGTCATTTCCAAGGAATTCCCCTTATTTACCAGTGTTTTCAGATCACTCCCATGAAAACTATCCAGACTCTCCCTGTTACTGTCTCCAGGCTTGCACAAAAACTGTTACTGCCCATAactgcagctgaaaccagaagGAAATGAGCTGCCTTCTTGCTTGCTTCAGAGACAGAGGTCCTCGTGCAAAGGCAGAAGCTATGAAAAGGCAAAGCTGTGTTCAGGAGCATGAGACCATTGAATTACGAGAAGATAACGCGGAGGAAAGTGAGGCTGGTCACGACAAACCTCCAAACGCTCAAACCAGAAAGGTAGGAACTTCGCTTGCTCCTTTTGTCCTTACTCTTGGGAAAATACCACACAGCAAGAGAAATGACACTTTGCAGGAACATCTTGTAGGGGTGGTTTAATTTGTTGTCTGTGGGAGGGGGAAAGGTTATTCACTCGAATGCAAAGGCTGAAAACCTGTTTGacttatttcttcttctcaaTTCAGTGTTCTGATATTGGAATGGGATTTGAACCCCTCTTAAtttttgtggttggttggttgtgaGCTTTAAATTAGGAAATGGAGTTGTAATTGGTACTCtgagttttgctttctcttttcacGTGCTGTTGGTGGCATTGAGCTCAAAGCCAGAGAGGACAAGAACTGAAAGCTGTATTATAAAGAAGGTTTCTCTCAGATCAAATCAGCTGGGAGAAGAGTACTACCTAAATAAGACTAGGATGTCCTTCAACAGATCGTGCTGGGATTCTCTCTATCTTTGAGTCATTTGCAATTGCTAACAATAATGAATTTGTATGAGCTGAGGCTTTGAGGCGCTCTATAAAGACCAGCACGTGAGCCCTCACGGAGGTTACTCACAGTGCTCAGCTTGCAACTATGGAACAGCCTAATGATGGCAGGTTACACTTGCAGGTGACTGTTGTACAATGCTTTTCATCACTTACAGCAGAGAGCATGTCTATGGCAGAGCTAAGTTTCCCACTCTTCTGTAGGGATGGCTGAACCCTCCAAGCCAGCTCATTTGTATTAGTCATGCCACccctcccttcctgctcccagccGAGCAACCACAACTGCTTCCTTGCGTGGGCCCCACTGATCATCTCTGTAGGCTGATTTACTTTGCCAGCTAGGCAAAGACCTCATTTACTCTATTATATTTGGGGCTGGTCACTTCTCCTCTGGTCTAGTAAGCTGAATGAATTCAGGGTCAAATTAATTCTAGGGAGGTGCAAAGAGGAATGGGAGAGGGtggagaggaaagcagaggtgaGCCAGATCCACTTAGCTATCTTGGGAAACTTTACCCTTAGGTTTCTGTTAAGCCTTCCCCTTCCCAGCACTGAGTTTTCGTTTGGACTCTGTTTCTGCTAATTCTGGCCATTGGTTTCCTATCTTATAGGGACTGCTGGAAGTTGATCGtgctctgcttcctgctcaTATGCAGGCTAATCCGAACTAGTCTGCCCACTGGGGAGagattttctctgctgctgctccttcccagcagtCCTGCCATATATACAGACAGTGTCTGAGGGTGTTGAGACAGGGAACTGAATGTTTGCTTGAGATCAAACCAGTTTGCTATGTGTGTTTAGGAAttctattgttattattttctgGTGGCCCAAATGTGTGACTTAACCCAAACCTGGGTCTGATAGCTGTCTGTTTCAAATGATATTGCCGTGGCTGATTCCGTACTTGTACCCTAGGCAGTAGTTACTGGCTTCTTAATTTTTCAGGTATTTGACATAAATTGagggtttatttttctaatgcattttaaaaatcatattaaaacCAATATATAATCACTATTGCACCTGAAAGGATGCTGTAAGCGAAACTGTATTCTGCCTTTGCCCTTCATTCTCCACTATAGGAAAGTTCTGCATGCAGGGGTGTCTGCACAAAgtgctttccatttcttttcctgtgctccTGGAGCAATGATTCTCTAAGATCTTTCTGTGGGTGtctgttttctctccctgttCATATGCCACCCCCAAATAAGCTTTAGGCCAGCTGGTGGGCTGTAGTTGAATTCAGTGAAGGGGTATCTGTTATACTGTGTTCTTAGgaagctgaaaaagcaaaggaaggtAACCTTGGTTAGTGCCTCTCGCCAGCAGCTGGTTCCTGCCAACCTGCACGTGTGTGGCACTGACAACCTACGCCATGTGCTTTTCCTTGCCTGGTACTGGTGTCCAAAAGGACACAGTTTACTGCTGGGTTTGTggtggatggggaggaggaggaaacaaaGAAGCAGCATGGTCTACTTGTGAGTTCAATGCTCTTCCTTCAGTCTTCTGGCTGTGGAACAAAACAGTTGGAGTTGGTTTTTATTTcctatgtcatagaatcatagaatagtttagggtggaaaagatcttaagatcatccagttccaaatccctgccatgggcagggacacctcacactaaaccatgccacccaaggctctgtccaacctggccttgaacactgccagggatggagcattcacagcttccctgggcaacccattccagtgcctcaccacccttacagtaaagaacttcctccttatatccaatctaaacttcccctgtttaagttttaacccattaccccttgtcctgtcactacagtccctaatgaagagtccttccccagcatccctacagcttCCCTTCAGATACTCAtttaagctttttaatttttatttattaatttttaatataagtACTGATTAATTAATCAGTACTTACCAATTAGGGGTAACGAAGTAAAAGACTAATTTCTTCTATGGTCTTActaaaaagtaaatgaaaggcAAATACTGTCCTTTCCCGTATGAATGTGCATGAACGTGCAACTGTTTTGAAGACAGTTTACCTGTGATCTCCTAGAACAGGTGAGATTTGTAATAAACTCACTCAATAGCCTTAAGTTTCCAATCTTCTGAACGAAAGCCAAGTCAACTGTGAAGGTCTCAACAGTGGTTTTTAATGCAAGAGTATCTAATGAATAGCTTTGGGTGCTTGCATCCAGGAGCTATGCAGATAGGTATCTACACCGCAGAGGGAATGATTCTGGAAATTTCTCCACAAGCATCTTTTTGGTTGTCAGAGATGGCAAAAAATTGCAAGGTTCATCTCCTAGAACATGCAAGTCAAATTGATGcagttgtcctggtttcagctgggatagttATTTTTCTTGCCAGTAGCTgctgcaatgctgtgttttggctttagtctgaaaacaatgctggtaacactggtttagttgctgctcagcagcacttaCCCTGGTGAAGGACTTTGCAGCCTCTCATTCTccaccagtgaggaggggcacaagaagccaggagggagcacagccagggcagctgaCCTGAAACAGCCAAAGGGATGTTCCGTACCATAAAATGTCCTGCTCAGGATATAAACTATGCCAGAAGCCTCCAGGCTGGGGGATGAGTTGTGCATTTGTCAGCAGGTGGCAACCAATtgcactgtgcatcacttgATTTTATTGAGTTTCATTCCTCCTTCTGTcagttttcattattattatatgttactttatttaattctttaattcttatctcaacccatcaGTTCTACCTTATTCTgatttccctccccaccccaccaggGAAAGTGGGAAGGGAGACAATTGAGCAAGCAGCTGTTGGTatttagttgccagctgggattAAACAGCAACAGTAGTCTAAAAAGACATTTGGAAGATGTGACAGCACCTTCATAGGACCTCAGCCTTATGGGCAATTCAGGAGTTGGAGACTTTACATCTATGAAGTAACTTCATGCCTGTGAATGTTCTTTGTCTTCTGCAGGTCTACATTGCCACCTGCAGTAGTAGTTAAGGGTGGAAACCCCTGGCATTGCTTACCAGTGAGCCTGTCCCATCTATGTGGggtctggggttttgttttgtttgtttctaaatgCGGCAGTAGATACATGCTTCAatattttctccctgctttatTTCATTAATCAAGATGCCCTTTCCTTTTGTACTAGGAGAGAAGTCACTGGAGATCATGTCGGAATGTAGTTTTCTGGAAGTGCAAACTATGGATGGTTATAACTACAATTTTTGTAGTATTCTTCCTGGTCATTCTCATCAGCCTAATCCTTTATTCTAGTAAGTATCTCACTTTTGGTTCATCCTCTAATACAAATGTACAATATGCACAATCCGAGACAAATTGAATGGTAGCATCCTTTAAACTTCGGTCAACTGCTGAAGGGCCTGGGATGCTGACTGCAGAGTGTGGTGTGTTGAGAAGTGGATCTAAACACTTCCATTTAGCAGGCGGCAATCAAATTGTATGCCGATCAGACGGCAATTCCAGTTTGTAGCTAAGTGAGAAAATATTACAGGAACAGAGTCCAGGATGAGGATGGAAATGATGCTTGTAACATTGCAACAAGTGCATTAGAGCACTCTGGTCCCCTTATCTGGTGTCAGCGCCTAATGACTCCCAGCCTAATGGGACTTTTGCTAATGGCAGCTGGTGGTTGAGCTCCGTGTGCTATCGTTTTCCTTTAGGTGACTTGCACTTTCTTTCTGTCATTCCCTATCAGTCATTACCTAGGAAATCTGTGAGGAAGCCACCTTGGAGAAAGCCGAGAAGAGATTTATTGATTGAGTTAGTTATTCTCTCTGGTATGTCTTCTAACTGGCATGTTTTCCTCCACTTTCTCCTTTTGGATATTAGATGTTTACACAGATGAGGATGACTATTGGGATGCCGATGCACTCCTAAACAGTGGAAATTGTCACAGTTTTTCGGGAACGCTGGAATTAATGTGTGGTCTCCCACGCCTTTTCTCTGAAGACATTACTAAGAAGGTTTGTGTTGATGCGTTTCTTGGCAGAGCTGATTCTGCTTGCAACATAGATTCAGCGTTTTTCCCTTTCGAAAAGTTTCTGTTCTCTGTGTAGCAATTCAGCTGTTTGCAAGTGCGCAAGGAGTTACAAGATGTACTTTTCCTAGCATAATTTAAGCCTTTGTCTAGAAAACAGACCTGTTTGCTTTGAAGCACACAAGCAGTTTACAGcggtttttgttctgttttggtttgggtttgttgggctttttttaaggaaagatgCCTAGTTTTTCCCCCAAATTTGGTTAATGGCTGGGACACAGTCTTCACCTTCTTCATACAATCATCAAATAATTTAGCTTAAGAGAGGCCTGTGAAGGTCATCTAAACCAAATGGTGGCT
This Lathamus discolor isolate bLatDis1 chromosome 4, bLatDis1.hap1, whole genome shotgun sequence DNA region includes the following protein-coding sequences:
- the C4H3orf52 gene encoding TPA-induced transmembrane protein isoform X1, whose amino-acid sequence is MSCLLACFRDRGPRAKAEAMKRQSCVQEHETIELREDNAEESEAGHDKPPNAQTRKERSHWRSCRNVVFWKCKLWMVITTIFVVFFLVILISLILYSNVYTDEDDYWDADALLNSGNCHSFSGTLELMCGLPRLFSEDITKKLTDVYSSSPALGRYFRSAQVVSFSNENSTVFYQLEFSVPPPTEGFMENTMNPDFIKNILRQNIYDEEDVSNPGTSECNKLKFDPTSLTLT
- the C4H3orf52 gene encoding TPA-induced transmembrane protein isoform X3: MSCLLACFRDRGPRAKAEAMKRQSCVQEHETIELREDNAEESEAGHDKPPNAQTRKERSHWRSCRNVVFWKCKLWMVITTIFVVFFLVILISLILYSNVYTDEDDYWDADALLNSGNCHSFSGTLELMCGLPRLFSEDITKKLEFSVPPPTEGFMENTMNPDFIKNILRQNIYDEEDVSNPGTSECNKLKFDPTSLTLT
- the C4H3orf52 gene encoding TPA-induced transmembrane protein isoform X2 yields the protein MKRQSCVQEHETIELREDNAEESEAGHDKPPNAQTRKERSHWRSCRNVVFWKCKLWMVITTIFVVFFLVILISLILYSNVYTDEDDYWDADALLNSGNCHSFSGTLELMCGLPRLFSEDITKKLTDVYSSSPALGRYFRSAQVVSFSNENSTVFYQLEFSVPPPTEGFMENTMNPDFIKNILRQNIYDEEDVSNPGTSECNKLKFDPTSLTLT